The Deltaproteobacteria bacterium region TGGCGACCAACATCCCGCCGCACAACATGGGCGAGGTCATCAACGCCACCCTGGCGCTGCTGCGCGATCCGGACGTGAGCGACGACGTGCTGCTGTCGCTCGTGCCGGGTCCCGACTTCCCGACGGGCGGCATCATCCACGGCCGCGAAGGCATCTTGCGCGGATACCGGCTCGGCCGCGGCAGCATCGTCGTGCGCGGCCGCGCGACGATCGAGGAGATTCGCAAGGACCGCGAGGCGATCGTGGTCCACGAGATCCCGTACATGGTCAACAAGGCGCGCATGATCGAGACGGCCGCGCAGCTCGTGCGCGACAAGAAGCTCGACGGCATCTCCGACATCCGCGACGAATCCGACCGCACCGGCGTCCGCGTCGTGTTCGAGCTCAAGAAGGACGCGAACGCGCAGGTGGTGCTCAACCACCTGTACAAGATGACGCCGCTGCAGACGAGCTTCGGCATCAACATGCTCGCGATCGTCGACGGGCGGCCGCAGGTGGTCACGTTGCGGCGCGCGCTGGAGGTGTTCATCGAGCACCGGCGCGAGGTGGTCACGCGCCGCTCGCGCTACGAGCTGCGCCAGGCGCGCGAGCGGCGTGAGATCGTCGAGGGCCTCGGGCTCGCGGTCATCCAGATCGACCGCGTGATCGACATCATCCGGTCGTCGAAGGACACCGACGAGGCCAAGGCGAGACTGCTGCAGGAAAAGATGGGCGGACTCGACGGGTTCCTCGAGCGCGCCGGCCGCCCCGCCGAGGAGGTCGAAGCGGCGCGCGCCGCCGGATTCACCTACCTCACCGAGCGTCAGGCTCAGGCGATCCTCGACATGCGACTCGGTCGCCTCACCGGCCTCGAACGCGAAAAGCTCGAAGCCGAATACAAGGAGCTGTGGGAAAAGACCGACTACCTCGAGGGCATCTTGCGCAGCGAAACCCGGCTGCGCGAAGTGATCCAACAAGAACTCGAGGACGTGCGCGATCAGTTCGCCGACGAGCGGCGCACCGAGATCGTCGACGACGGCGCGGAGATCCACATCGAGGAACTCATCGACCGCGAACAGATGGTCGTCACGCGCACGCACAAGTCGTACATCAAGCGCACGCCGGTGTCCGAATACTCGGCGCAGGGCCGCGGCGGTCGCGGCATCTACGGAGCCGCCGCATCCGCCGACGACGACTTCGTCGCAGACCTGTTCGTCGCCAACACGCACGACGACTTGCTCATCTTCACGAACACCGGGCGCGTCTACTGTCGCAAGGTGTACGAGCTGCCGGCCGGCGCGCGCACCGCGCGCGGCAAGACCATCCAGCAGGTCGTCGAGATGCAACCGGGCGAAACCGCGCTCGGCATGCTCGCGATCAAGGAGTTCGACCCGAACCTGTTCGTGTTGTTCGCGACCGAGTCCGGCGTCGTCAAGAAGACGCAACTGAAGGCCTACGCAAACGTGCGCCGCACCGGCATCAAGGCGATCAACATCGACGAGGGCGACCGCCTGGTCGACGTGCGCCTCACGACCGGCGACATGGACGTGCTGCTGTGCACCCGCAACGGCCAGGCGATTCGGTTCTCCGAGACGCAGGTGCGGCCGATGGGCCGCGAGGCGCGCGGCGTCCGCGGCATCGCGTTGCGCGACGGCGACGCGGTCGTCGGCATGGGCGTGTTCGAGCACGACGCGGCCGACACCGTCGCGATCGTGTGCGAACGCGGCTACGGCAAGCGGACGGCGCTGTCCGAGTTTCCGCGCAAGAACCGCGGCGGCTACGGCGTCATCGCGATCAAGACGACGTCGCGCAACGGCCCGGTCACCGGGGTCCGCGTCGTGTCGGACAGCGACGAACTCATCTTCATCTCGAGCGTCGGCAAGCTGATCCGCGTGCGCGCGGCCGACATCTCCGTGCTCGGCCGACCGACCCAGGGCGTGCGCATCATGCGCGTCGGTGACCAAGAGATCGTCACGTCGATGGAGCGGCTGGCCGACGCCGACGACGACGGCGGCGCCGACATTGAACGCGCGACGCCCGACGCGGCGGACGACGACGACGACGGCGACGCGGCTCCCGAGCCGGCCGACGACGACGCGACGGTCCCGCACGAGCTCGACGCCGGCGAGACGGAGCGCGTCCCGGCTCCGCCGCTCGGCGACGGCGACGGTCAGGAGGACGGCGATGCGTGAATCGGCCCGGTTGTTCGAAGCGTCGCGCGCGGTCATCCCCGGCGGCGTCAACTCGCCCGTCCGCGCGTGCGGCTCGGTCGGCGCCGACCCGCTGTTCATCTCGCACGGCGACGGCTGCACGATCTACGACGTCGACGGCAACGCCTACGTCGACTACGTCTGCTCGTGGGGGCCGCTCATCCTCGGCCACTGCCACGAGGAGGTGCTCGACGCGATCGCCGACGCCATGCGTAGCGGCACGACCTTCGGCGCGCCGACCGAGCTGGAGCTCGCGTTCGCGCAGGCCGTGGTCGACGCGGTGCCGTCGATCGACAAGGTGCGCGCCGTGTCCAGCGGCACCGAAGCGACGATGTCGGCGCTGCGGTTGGCGCGCGGGTTCACCGGCCGCGACAAGATCGTGAAGGTCGACGGCGGCTACCACGGGCACGCCGACTGTCTGCTGGTGGCGGCCGGCTCGGGGGCGGCGACGCTCGGCATCCCGGGATCCGCGGGCGTGCCCGCGGGGGCGGCCGCGGACACGCTTCTGGTGCCGTTCAACGACGTCGCCGCGGTCGAAGCCGCCTTCGACGCGCATCCCGACCAGATCGCGGCAGTCATCGTCGAGCCCATCCCGGGCAACATGGGCGTCGTGCCGCCGGCACCGGGGTACCTGCAGGCGCTGCGCGACCTCACGGCCGCGCGCGGCGCGCTCCTGATCTTCGACGAGGTGATCAGCGGCTTCCGCGCCGCGTACGGCGGCGCGCAGCAGCTCTACGGCGTCGTGCCGGACCTCACCTGCCTCGGCAAGATCGTCGGCGGCGGGCTGCCGGCCGCAGCGTTCGGCGGGCGCGCCGACATCATGGACCGCCTCGCGCCGCTCGGGCCGGTCTACCAGGCCGGCACCCTCAGCGGCAACCCGCTCGCGATGGCGGCCGGCGCCAAGACGCTGGAGATCCTCCGGCGCCCGGGCACGTACGACCGCCTCGAGGAACTCGGCGCGTTGCTCGAGCGCGGCCTGCGCGAGGCGGTCGCCGCGGCCGGCGTGCCGGCCTGCATCCACCGCGTGGGCTCGGTGCTCACCCTGTTTTTCTGCGAGGGTCCCGTGACCGATTACGCCAGCGCGAAGCGGGCGGACACCGGGCGGTTCGCAGCGTTTTACCGGGCGATGCGCGACCGGGGGATCTACCTGCCGCCGTCGCAGTTCGAGGCCTGGTTCCTGTCGCTGGCGCACGGAGAGGACGAGATTGCCCTAACCGTCGAAAAAGCCACGGAATCTTTGAAACTGATCGCCGGCTGAGCGGCATCTTTCAACCGGATTGACGACCCTCGCCGCACCGTGTTACGAGTGCGCGCCGAACGGAGGCCCGCATCGACGAGACGTCCAGGACCCACGCTCAGCGCACCATCCGCCGCTTCTGGCGCGCCGCCTCGCTCGCGTCCGTCGGACTCGAGATGGGGATCGCGGTCGCCATCGGCTGGTGGATCGGCCGCTGGCTCGACGACCGATTCGGCACGACCCCGTGGTTGATGGTGCTGTTCGTGCTGTTCGGCGTCGGCGCCGCGTTCAAGGCCGTCATCCGCACCGCCCAGGACATCCAGCGACACCAGCAATCCGAAGACGACCCGGACCGACCATGAACCCGCGCACCCTCGCGCGCATCGAGCGCATGAACTACGCCCTCACCGCCGGTGCGGCGGTGCTGGGTGCGCTCGTGCTCGACCGGCCCCATGCGATCGGGCTGACGGTCGGCGCGCTGGTCGCGAGCGTCAACTTCTCGGTCATCCGCCACCTCGTCGGCCGGCTGTTCGACCGGCGGGACGCGGCCGCCGCGAGCCGGCGCCGCGCGGCGATGCTGTTCATCCCGAAGATGGCCGCACTGATGGCGGTCGTGTTCGTGGCCATCCACTACCTGCCGCTGTCGGCGGTCGCCTTCGCCGTCGGCTTCTCCACCTTCATCCTGTCGATCGCGATCGAATCGATCCGGTTCGCCGCGACGCACTGACCCGGCTACGACCATGGGCGAACACGATACCTGGTACGACCTACTGTACAGCTTCCCCGGCTTCGAGCAGGCCTCGCGGTCGCTGCGCCACTGGCTCGGGCGTACGCCGGACGCCGAGTACTCGTGGAAGTGGCTCATGTTCGGTGACTCGCACTGGACGCTCACCCACGTCTTCGGCGCGTTGCTCGTGTTTCTGTTCGTCCTCGTCGGCGCGGTGAAGTTCCGCGCGGCGATGACCGGCGACGACCGCCTCGTTCCGCCCGGGCGGCTGAGCCTGCGCAACGTGTTCGAACTGCTCACCGAAGCCACCTTCAACATGATGGCCGGGGTGATGGGCGAAAAGAACGCCAAGCGGTTCTTGCCGCTCATCGGATCGCTCGCGCTGTTCATCCTGTTTTCGAACCTGTTGGCGCTGATTCCCGGCTTCGCGCCGCCGACCGACACGCTCAAGACCAACCTCGCGCTGTCGGTCGTCGTGTTCCTGGCGACTCACTACTACGGGGTCAAGGAGCACGGACTCGCCTACTTCAAGCACTTCATCGGGCCCATGCCGGCGCTCGCGCCGCTGATGCTGCCGATCGAACTCATCAGCCACATCGCACGCCCGGTATCGCTGGCCTTGCGCCTGATGGGGAACATGGCTTCCGACCACAAGGTCGTCGCCTCGTTCTTCGCGCTGGTGCCGCTCCTGATCCCGGTGCCCTTCCTCGTCCTCGGAACGCTCGTCTCTGTCGTCCAGGCGCTCGTGTTCTGCCTGTTGTCGACGGTCTACATCTCGATGGCGGTCGCGCACGACCACTAAACACAACCAGGGAGTCCAGTACCAATGACACGCAAATCCAAGTTCCTCCTCACGTTCACGATGAGCCTTCTCGCGATGGGCCTGAGCGCTGTCGCCTTCGCGCAGGGCGACGCCGCGGCCCTCGACCCGGAAGCGGCCACGGCCGTCGCCAAGTTCGACGCCGCGGCGTGGGTCGCCATCGCGTCGGCTGTCGCGATCGCGCTGGCGGCATTCGGCGGCGCGCTCGGTCAGGCCCGCGCGGCGGCGACCGCGCTCGAGGGCATCGCGCGCAACCCCGGCGCCGCCGACAAGCTGTTCACGCCGATGATCCTGGGGCTCGCGCTGATCGAGTCGCTCGTCATCTACGCGCTCATCATCGCGTTCCTGCTCGTCGGCAAGGTTCCGAGCCTGTAGGCCCGGCACCGCTGGCATCGACGCCCGGTCGCGCATTGCCGCGGGTTGCGGATGCGCGCTGCGCGCCGATGGGCGGTGTCCGCCCGCACGCCGGTCGCGGTGCGCCGCTTCGGGCGCGCCGCGCGGACGCCGAACGGCCCGCGCAGCGCGCACGCGGCGTCGCCCGCCGGACTCGCCGGCGGCGGCCGCCGCCCGAGCGGTCGCCGGCGCGTCACGGAACGAGGGCGGTTCACCGTCCGTCGAAACAGCCTCGCACGGCCCGAGCCGCGCGGGGCTGTTTCGTTCCGGCGCCGGGCTGCCGCCGGTGCGCGCACGGGCGCCGCGGCCGTCTCGCCACTACGCCGAGTCGCCGGCGACCAGCGGGCCGCCGACCACGCGCAGACCACGCCCCCCCGCCCGCACGTACGCGCGGTCGACGCGCAAGCGCACCACGACCCGGAGCCCGCCCCACTTGCGGGCGCCGGCTTCCGCCTCCACCTGCGCGGCGGCCCGCTCGGCATCTCGCCACGCGGCGATCACCGCGGCGGCCGTGTCCGCGTCGGCGACGCGCACGCCCACCAGGCTGGTGGGCGCCGGCTCCGACACCGCCAGCCCGGCCTCGCGCAGCGCGCGCAGGAGGACCTGTCGCGCGGCCGCCGCGGCCCCGTCGACATCCCGCGCTCCGGGCCGCGGCGCCGCGGGGATCAGCTCCACGAACACGCCGACCGCGGCGCGCACGTCGGCCGGCGCTCCGCCCGGCGGCGACGTGTCGGCGGCGGCCGCCGCGCGCAGCGCATCGCACAGATCGACGGCCGACGAAAACCGCTGCGCCGGATCCTTCGCCAGCGCCCGCAACACGACGCGCTCGACCGCCGCGGGAATCGGCGCAAATCGGCTCGGCGGCGGCGGCGGCGCCGTGGCGTGGAGCATGGCCACGTCCACCGGACCGCGCCCCTCGAATGGGTAGCGGCCGGACAGCAGGAAATACGCGAGCACGCCGAGCGCGTACACGTCCGTCCGCGCGTCGACGGTGCCGCCGCACACCTGCTCGGGCGCCATCGCGCGCGGCGTTCCGATGCGGCGCCGACTGCGGGTGAGCCGCGCGAGGCCGTCGCGCGTGAGCAGCCGCGCGACGCCGAAGTCGACCAGTTTGACCCGCTCCGCGCCGCCGCGCCGGTCGATGAGCACGTTGCTCGCCTTGATGTCCCGATGGATCACCCCGACCGCGTGGGCCGCGTGGGCGGCGCTGCACACCGGCGCCACCAGTTCGATCGCTCGCGAAAGCGGCAGCGGCCCCTCCCGTTCGACGACCTCGTCCAGCCGCGGGCCGTCGATCCGCTCCATCGCGAAGAACGGCCGATCGCGATAGTGGCCGAACTCGTACACCTCGACGACGTTCGGGTGCGCGATGGACGCGACGGAACGAGCCTCGGTGACGAACCGCTGCACCATCTCGGCCGACTGCGACAGCTCCGGGTGCAGTACCTTCACCGCGGCGCGACGGCCGAGGACGCGATGCTCGGCCTCGTACACGGTCCCGCACCCGCCGGCGGCGATCTCGCTCCGCACGATGTAGTCGCCGACGAGATCGCCGGCTGCGATGTCCCGCTCGACCGGGCACGGCGGCACGGGCGCCGCCCCGTCGGGCGGCAACTCCACCGTGCTGTGCTCCGGCAGGGCGCCGAGGGACTGCGGACACGCGGAGGGGTCGTACGACGACATGCGCTTGCGGTGTATCGCAATCGCGGCGGAGGCGCCGTAGGTGAAATCCCCCTCATGCCGCAAGTTGTTCCGCACTGCCGACGTGTGCCGGCAACGCGGCCGGCCCCACCATGTAGACTGCGCCCACCGATGCCCCGTTCGACCGACACGGCTCGCCGTGCGCCTGCACGCACCGGGGCCGACTCGACCCGCACCGAGGCCATCTCGGGCGCAGACTCGGTGCGCGACCTGATCCGTCGCTTCCGCGTCGAGGTGTTCGCCGGCCCGGACGCCGGCCTCGCGCGCACATCCGACGGCCCGCGCATGCTCGTCGGCAGCCACCCGACGTGCGACCTCGTGTTGTCCGACCGCGCGGTCTCGCGTTTTCACTGCGAGATCGCGGTCGACGGCGCGACCGCGACGATTCGCGACCTCGACAGCCGCAATGGCACACGCGTCGACGGGGTCGACGTCGTGCAGGCGCGAGTGCGCAACGGGTCCACCATCTCGGTCGGCCGCGATCAGCTGCGCTTCTACCTCGGCGAGGACCACGTGGCCGTGCGCCTCGCCAACCGCGACCGGTGGGGCAAACTGGTCGGTCGGTCGCGGGCGATGCGCGCCGTGTTCGCCGTACTCGAACGCGCGGCGGCAACCGATGCGACCGTGCTGCTGTACGGCGAGACGGGCACGGGCAAAGAAGCCGCCGCCGAATCGATTCACGCCGAGAGCGCACGCCGACGCGGCCCGTTCGTCGTCGTCGACTGCAGCGCGATCCCGTCGACGCTGATCGAAGCCGAGTTGTTCGGCCACGCAAAGGGCGCGTTCACCGGCGCCGAGGCCGATCGCGTCGGCGCCGTCGAATCGGCCAACGGCGGCACCCTGTTCCTCGACGAAATCGGCGAACTGCCGGCCGCGCTTCAGCCGGCCCTGTTGCGGGTGCTCGAGCGGCGGGAGATCAAGCGGGTCGGCGAGCCGTTCTACAGGCCGGTGGACGTTCGCGTCGTCGCCGCGACCAACCGCGACCTGCGCGCGGAGGTCAACGCAAACGCATTCCGCGCCGACCTGTACTACCGGCTCGCGGTCATCACGGTGCGGTTGCCGTCGCTGCGCGAGCGCCGCGACGACATTCCGCTGCTCGTCGCCGAGCTACTGTCGCGCGCCGGCGTCGACGGCGACGCCGCGGGCTTGGTGACCGATCGGTTCCTGTCGGACCTGCAACGCTACAACTGGCCGGGCAACGTGCGCGAGCTGCGCAACCACGTCGACCGGTGCCTTGCGCTGCGAGAACAGGTCCCGCCCGGTACGGACGCCACCGAGGTGCCCGGCACGGACAGCGGCGCCGTCGACCTGACCGTGCCACTGCGCGTGGCCCGCGACGAATGCGCGCGCGCATTCGAGCGGCGCTACCTGCAGGCCGCGCTCGACCACCGCGGCGGCAACGTGACCGCGGCGGCCCGCACCGCCGGCATCGACCGCGTGTACTTTCACCGGCTGCTGCGACGCCACGGCCTACGGTAGCGGGCCGCGACCCCGGCCGCTGCGCCATCCGGATCGCACGACGCCACGGCCTCGAGCAGCTCGCGGCGTCGGATCGGTCGCCGGGGCTTCCCTTGCGTCCGCGGCCCGTCGAGCCGGCGACGCCATCGCGGCAGCGGATCGGCGCGAGGCGGTGCCGCGCCTCTGTGATCTGAGTCATGGTTGACAGCGGTCGCACCGATTCCAATATGATGCGTGGCCATCCGGCAACATGAGCGCGGGCCAGATCGGCGGCGCGACCTCCGCCGTCGGCCTGTACGGAAAAGGAGTGGACGACGACAGATGAGGCGTTCGATTGAGTTTGGTTCGTGTCTGGTGGTCCTTTTCATTGCAGCCTGCTCGGGAGACGCCGGCTCGTCGGGCGGCGTTGACGCCGGCGACGACGTCGACGCCGGCGGCTGCGCTCCCGGCAGCGGCCCCACGTATCACTCCGGCGTGATCGATAGCGACGAGACGTGGACCGCGGCCACCAGCCCGCACGTCGTACGGGCAACCGGCGGGCGGCTGGTCGTCCGCAACGGCGCCACGTTGACGATCGAGCCCTGCGTCGAGGTCCGGCTGGAGGAAGGCGCCAGCATCACCGTCGGAGAGGGCGGCGAAGCGGGGCATCTCGTGGCCGTGGGCACGGCGGCGCAGCCGATCGCCTTCCGCGACGACGGCGCCCGCTGGGACCAGCTCCTCGTCGAGGCGCCCGGCGAACTCCGGCTGGCGTACGCCACCTTCACCGGCGGCGGCGGCGACTCCATCACGTACGACGGCGCCACGATCGTCGTCGATGGCGACTCCGAGCCGCCGTTGGATCCGATCGCGTTCGTCGACCACGTGCGCGTCGAGAACTCAGCCGGCTACGGCATCCTCGTCCGCCGCACGGGCGCGTTCGTCGACGGCTCGGCGGACCTCGTCGTGACCGGCTCGGGCGCCGACCTTGCCGACGCCCCGGCCCCCGTGCTCATCACGGCCGAGGCGATCGGGACGCTGCCGGAGGGTGACTACACGGGCAACGCCGTGGACGAGATCCGGATCGAGCATGGCCCCGCGAACAGCGCGATCACGGTGGACACCACGTTCGCCGGCCGCGGCGTGCCGTACCACGCTCCCGAGGGCATCACGGTCGCCCGGGCCATCGGCGCCGAAGCCGACCCGGCGCCCACTCTCACCGTCGAGCCCGGCGTGACCATCCAGTTTGGGCCCGGCAGCGAACTCGCCATCGGGACCGACACGATCGATCACGGCACGCCTGGCGGACTGAATGCAGTCGGGACCGCCGATGCTCCTATCGTGTTCACGTCGGACGCCGAATCCCCCGCCGCCGGCGATTGGGTGGGCATCGTATTCCGCGAGCCGCCGCAAGGTGCGACCAACGCGCTCGAGCACGCCGTCATCGAGTACGCCGGAGGCGACTGCTCGTGCGGGGGCTGGTCTTGTCCGGCGGTGCTCTCCGGGGACGACCAGGACCTTCCCGAGGATGCGGCCGTACTCATCTACAGCTGGCCGCCGCCGGCGTCGTTCATGACGAACTGCACCATCCGGCACAGCGCGGGCTGGGGCGTGCTGCGCGGCTGGACGGGCGCCGCGATCGACTTCGAAGCCGGCAACACGTTCGAGGACGTGGCCTACTGCGCGCAAACGACACCGCAGAGCCCGGGCGCCGAACCGTGCCCCGGGTCGCCCTATACCTGCACGCCGTAGCGCCATCGGACGCATACGCCGCCGCGTGGGGCCTGCGCGTCGGCTCGTTCCGGGCCGGCACGCAGGCCCCACGTGCCGCCGCCATCGCGGTACCATCCATCATGGTGCCGCTCACGGTCGACGATCTGTACGCCCTCGCGCCGGGGGAAAAGCACGGTAAGCGCCGAACCGGTGACGACTCTCTGTGTCCCGTCGCGGCGCTCGCATTCGATGACGAAGGCGGCGTGCACACCGTCGTGCGCATCGTCGACCCGGACAAGAAGGATGTCGTGCTGTACGACGCGGTTCGGCACGCGCCGTGGGATCGGATCGAGTCGCTGCTCCTGTCGCCGACGGGCGATCACATCGCCTACGCCGGCAAGAAGGGCAAGCAGTGGCACGCGGTGGTCGATGGTCGCGAGGGTCCCCCGTTCGACGAAGTGATGCTGTTCGAGCACGGCCCCGGCGGCCGCATCGCCTACATCGGTCGCACCAAGAAGCGCTGGCACGCCGTCGTCGACGGCGACGTCGGCGAGGCGTTCTCCAAGGTCGACCCTCCCGTCTGGTCGGCCGCCGACGGCGGTTTCCGCTACGCCGCCAACCGCGGCGGCAACTTTGACCGCTACGGGCTCGGCGGGGGCGGCACCTGGGCGTTTTTCGTCGACCGCCGCGAGGTCGACGGTGCGGCGCCGGCGCCCGTTGACCGCTGGCGGGTCGAACGCGTCGACGGCGGGCAACGGGTCTCGGTCGACGGCGTGGCCGGCGATGTCCTCGACGTGGTGGGCTACTTCGCGCAAAGCGACGACGGCGCTCACTGGGCGTATCTGGGCGACCGCGGAGGCGTGCGCTACCTGATCGTGGACGGCGACGTGCGCGACGAGTTCGAGCCCGGGATCGAAACGGGGCCGGTGTTCAGCCCCGACGGTTCGCGCCTCGCCTACTACGGCGAGCGCGACGGTCAGCCGTTCGCCTGCATCGACGGCGAACGCGTCGGAGGCAATTGGGACGGGGTGGACGCGATACGGTTCAGTCCCGACTCGCAGCGAGTGGCCTTCGTCGCGCGTGACGGGACCGACCAGCGTTGGGTCGTGGACGGCCAACCCGGCCCGCTGTTCGACGAGCTCACCTACGACATGCACGACACCCCGTTTACCTGGAGTCGCGACAGCCGCCACTTCGCCTACGTCGGCGCGCGCAAGAAAAAGCACGTCATCGTGGTGGACGGGGAACCCGCCGGCGATCCGTTCGTCGAGTTGGTGACCTGGCAGCGCGACCCGGCCGGCGACCGCATCGTCGGGATCGCCCGGACCAAGCCGGGATTCGTCCGCGCCGAAGTCGATCTGCGCTGAGCGACCCCCACGCGGTCGCCATACCTCCCGTCAACGGTCGCGCACCCCGGCTCGCTCGCCGAGCACGCGCGCCAAAGCGCCGGTGCCCGGTGTCAGCGGAGCATACCTCGTGCGGCATGACGTCGACGCCCCCGGCCCGCACCGCGACGCCGCGCAATCCGCGATCGATACGAGCCGGCGAGCGGGCTACACGGTTCGCGCCGTCGGCATCGCGGGCAACAAGGCCACCTTGTTCAGTTCGGTCTGAACGATCGCCTGGCCGATCACGTGCAGGAAGAACAGCAGGAGGAACGCCACGGCTGCGCTCATGCTCTTGCCGGTGACTCGCTCTACGCCCGTCGACCACCGCCACATCCACCAGATGTTGACGAGCGGCACGAACACCAGCCAAGCCGTCGGGATCCCCGCACCGCGCGCGTTCATGTCGTTCGTCGTGCGAAAGAGCCAGACCACGCTTGCGATGCCGCAGGTAATCACAAACAGCACGAGCCACAGCGCAATGTTGTGTTGCCGCATACTGCTTGCCTCCGTCGACCTGACGATCACGGCCGCTCGCCGCGCACCGGCCGGCGGCCGCGCCTGCGCGGCGAGCAAGCCATAGCGAAGCCTGTGGAACCGGGCAACGTCCGGACGGGGCCGCTGAAGGCCTCGGTCGCGCCGATGGGAACGCATTCACTCGGCGCACGCGACGCCGCGGCGCACACCGGGACGACCGCGGAGCCGGCGCGCCCGGGCGCGAAGACCGGGCGCGCCGTCCCGGCCGGGGAGGGGGCGCGACGGGGGGACGCACGCTCAGGAGATCAATCGGAACAGCGAAACGGCCGGTCGTGGCCAGCCCGGCGGCCCATGCCGCACGGGCTGGCCACTGCCGCGCCATCGGTTTTCCCGGGAGGGGAACTCCATCCGCGGGTGCGACGCAGCCTTTGGTCCGCAGCCGGCGGCCGAGTACGCGCGCGCCGATGTACGACGCCCGTCGCACCGGCCCCACGACGAGGGACCGAGGTAGCGGCTCCATACGGTTTGGCGTTTGCCCTCCACGCTCAAGCACGCGCGTGTAATGCACGGGAAATGCCATGCATAACCATATGAAACAACCTGCACGGCATGGCTCACGTGTAGCCTGCGCGGCCACATACTGTGGACGAGGCGGTTACACCCGCTCCCCCATCCCCGTCGGGGCGCGCCGCGAGCCGCGCGGGGCCCCGGCGGTTGCCGCCGCGGTCAGCCTCCCCCGCCGTGGCGGCGTGTCACCGGCTGCCGAACGCGAGGCTCAGCCGCGCTCCGATCGACGACGGGCCGACGCCGATCATCTCGTACCGCACCTCGACTCCGACCATGTACCGGCCCGCGAGCAGCTGCTCGTAGCCGAGCGCCGCGTACGGCCCCAGATAGGAGCGTCGCGCATCCGGCGGAATCGGGATCGACGTTCGCATCAGCGTCGCCCCACCCGCGAGCAGCGCGAAATGCGGCACCCGGTCCGACAGCGGCCAGCGGATGCGCGGGCCGAGGCTCATCTCCATGATCGACACGATCTCGTCGACGATCGCCGGGTCGCCGGTCGAAAACGAGCCGCCCAGCGGCACCGCGGCCCACTGCGGCACCGACCATTGGATCGCCCACGCGACGCCCAGGCGGCCGGGTTGCCAGCCCGCCTCGACCCCCCACAGCCAACCGCGGTCGAATCGCGAGCCGAACTCGCCGAGGTTGCCGCGGCCTGCGAGCGCCAGCGCGAACCGAACCTGCGGTACGTCGCTCTCTTGTGCGGTGGCCGCGCGTGGCGCCGCGACGGCGCAGACCAGCGCGATCCACGCTGCCGCGCGCCCCATCAGAACTTTCCGGTCGT contains the following coding sequences:
- the gyrA gene encoding DNA gyrase subunit A; this encodes MTSETPPDNVQPIALEEEMRSSFMDYAMSVIVSRALPDARDGLKPVHRRILYAQRNLSNYWNRPYLKCARVVGDVIGKYHPHGDAAVYDALVRMAQDFSMRYPLIDGQGNFGSMDGDPPAAMRYTECRMSRLASELLADIDKETVDWQPNYDDKELEPVVLPAKFPNLLVNGSSGIAVGMATNIPPHNMGEVINATLALLRDPDVSDDVLLSLVPGPDFPTGGIIHGREGILRGYRLGRGSIVVRGRATIEEIRKDREAIVVHEIPYMVNKARMIETAAQLVRDKKLDGISDIRDESDRTGVRVVFELKKDANAQVVLNHLYKMTPLQTSFGINMLAIVDGRPQVVTLRRALEVFIEHRREVVTRRSRYELRQARERREIVEGLGLAVIQIDRVIDIIRSSKDTDEAKARLLQEKMGGLDGFLERAGRPAEEVEAARAAGFTYLTERQAQAILDMRLGRLTGLEREKLEAEYKELWEKTDYLEGILRSETRLREVIQQELEDVRDQFADERRTEIVDDGAEIHIEELIDREQMVVTRTHKSYIKRTPVSEYSAQGRGGRGIYGAAASADDDFVADLFVANTHDDLLIFTNTGRVYCRKVYELPAGARTARGKTIQQVVEMQPGETALGMLAIKEFDPNLFVLFATESGVVKKTQLKAYANVRRTGIKAINIDEGDRLVDVRLTTGDMDVLLCTRNGQAIRFSETQVRPMGREARGVRGIALRDGDAVVGMGVFEHDAADTVAIVCERGYGKRTALSEFPRKNRGGYGVIAIKTTSRNGPVTGVRVVSDSDELIFISSVGKLIRVRAADISVLGRPTQGVRIMRVGDQEIVTSMERLADADDDGGADIERATPDAADDDDDGDAAPEPADDDATVPHELDAGETERVPAPPLGDGDGQEDGDA
- the hemL gene encoding glutamate-1-semialdehyde-2,1-aminomutase, which translates into the protein MRESARLFEASRAVIPGGVNSPVRACGSVGADPLFISHGDGCTIYDVDGNAYVDYVCSWGPLILGHCHEEVLDAIADAMRSGTTFGAPTELELAFAQAVVDAVPSIDKVRAVSSGTEATMSALRLARGFTGRDKIVKVDGGYHGHADCLLVAAGSGAATLGIPGSAGVPAGAAADTLLVPFNDVAAVEAAFDAHPDQIAAVIVEPIPGNMGVVPPAPGYLQALRDLTAARGALLIFDEVISGFRAAYGGAQQLYGVVPDLTCLGKIVGGGLPAAAFGGRADIMDRLAPLGPVYQAGTLSGNPLAMAAGAKTLEILRRPGTYDRLEELGALLERGLREAVAAAGVPACIHRVGSVLTLFFCEGPVTDYASAKRADTGRFAAFYRAMRDRGIYLPPSQFEAWFLSLAHGEDEIALTVEKATESLKLIAG
- a CDS encoding AtpZ/AtpI family protein, which translates into the protein MGIAVAIGWWIGRWLDDRFGTTPWLMVLFVLFGVGAAFKAVIRTAQDIQRHQQSEDDPDRP
- the atpB gene encoding ATP synthase F0 subunit A, whose protein sequence is MGEHDTWYDLLYSFPGFEQASRSLRHWLGRTPDAEYSWKWLMFGDSHWTLTHVFGALLVFLFVLVGAVKFRAAMTGDDRLVPPGRLSLRNVFELLTEATFNMMAGVMGEKNAKRFLPLIGSLALFILFSNLLALIPGFAPPTDTLKTNLALSVVVFLATHYYGVKEHGLAYFKHFIGPMPALAPLMLPIELISHIARPVSLALRLMGNMASDHKVVASFFALVPLLIPVPFLVLGTLVSVVQALVFCLLSTVYISMAVAHDH
- a CDS encoding F0F1 ATP synthase subunit C, which codes for MTRKSKFLLTFTMSLLAMGLSAVAFAQGDAAALDPEAATAVAKFDAAAWVAIASAVAIALAAFGGALGQARAAATALEGIARNPGAADKLFTPMILGLALIESLVIYALIIAFLLVGKVPSL
- a CDS encoding serine/threonine protein kinase → MSSYDPSACPQSLGALPEHSTVELPPDGAAPVPPCPVERDIAAGDLVGDYIVRSEIAAGGCGTVYEAEHRVLGRRAAVKVLHPELSQSAEMVQRFVTEARSVASIAHPNVVEVYEFGHYRDRPFFAMERIDGPRLDEVVEREGPLPLSRAIELVAPVCSAAHAAHAVGVIHRDIKASNVLIDRRGGAERVKLVDFGVARLLTRDGLARLTRSRRRIGTPRAMAPEQVCGGTVDARTDVYALGVLAYFLLSGRYPFEGRGPVDVAMLHATAPPPPPSRFAPIPAAVERVVLRALAKDPAQRFSSAVDLCDALRAAAAADTSPPGGAPADVRAAVGVFVELIPAAPRPGARDVDGAAAAARQVLLRALREAGLAVSEPAPTSLVGVRVADADTAAAVIAAWRDAERAAAQVEAEAGARKWGGLRVVVRLRVDRAYVRAGGRGLRVVGGPLVAGDSA